The genomic stretch CCACTCaaaggccggccggccggccgcgatTAGACAAGGGGGCCGTGTGCTTACATAGATTTGATTTCAGACCACACATATATACCAGCTGATGTTCTCTTGGTGATAACGCAGCGGATGAGTTAATATATTCGGAAGCATCAGGCATTCAGGCCCATCGATCATGTGATGCATGCTTGATCATGGCTAATgccaattatttatatatgtagaTAATGCGTGGCCCAATTTGTCAGTATAACTACACGTACCCAGATAACACACACGCTCTAAGGGCTTGTTtgacacagctcaacttcactagtaaagctgttttttttagaaaatagcttcatgagtgactttctagatgaagctgagctgttttggaaaaagtgtttggcaaaatagcttcaccaactacttcatacatagttgagagagagaaatgagggagaagctgcaataagctacttttttccagcttcatccaacttatgtctttatgagaggaggagaaaaacagcttcacacatgaagctgttttggaaataagtgtttggcaaaaaaaacagctcacaacagctcatgaagctgttgtgagctgtaccaaacaggccctaagtttGCTAAGTCTGATTTATTAGTGCAGGATTTTAGCTATACTGTACCTGTGTACGCCGACGTGGCTCCCTTCGATGGATTAATTCGCATTTTTAACCAGTGCGGTAAAACAAAACAATCCTGATATATGGCGGCGCGCGATCGCACGTGTATGTAGTCACAGTACGTAGTCCTCGAATACATGCACGAGCACAAAGGTTAGCATGCGCACCTAAATTTCTGCACGGCAGGGAGCTAGCGAGCCCGCCGCCGGCCGTGACCCAACTTGGGGCGGGCGTGCTGTTGCGCACGGCGCGTTCCTCCTCACCTCACCAAGCATGCATGCTCGATTCGGTGGCGAATCGGCGACTCGACCCTGCTTCTCCATCTTTcgggcgccgccgccgacgtgccACTGCCAGTTCCCGTGCTAGCGAGACGGCGCATCGCATCAGTGATTTCTTTagtgcaaaaaaaaatattactggACCGAATCAGGCCAGGATCTTTTGTGGCGGGGATCTAGTTGCGGGCGATAGCTTAGGCCGGATAAGTGCTGGAGGGCATGATGTGGGCCTCCAAAGATATATAGTTCGAGAACCTCCAACCCAGGAGAGACTAATGGACATAATGGGCCTCGTGCAAGTCCAGTTGCTGCTAGAATCCGTTGCCGCACATGCCTCGcgattccttttcttttcttctttagcAAAAgaatctattttatcttattaaATTACTGCTGTAATCTAAATTTTCTTCtcgaactataaaaccagatatcACACCCCTGAACTCCCAAAATTGCTCAAGTTACCACCACACCAAGTTTCAAGTGCTTTTGAATACAGTtctatctttttttatttaaaacatATTATGATAAATAGTTAGTACTTGGTAAGGTTTTTAAACCGTAGAAAACACTTCTAGGTTTCTAAAAGTTCCATAGAAAATCATACAAATATATTTGGATACAGCAAATGCAAATATAATATTTAGAGCTTGTGAAAATACCTCGAGAAACTTacaaaaattatatttatctataggaaagaAGAAAATTATACCAAAAATTGTAGAAAAAACCCAAAACATTATAATTTATGTTTAAACATGTTTTTAAAACTTTCCATAACGAAAAAGTGTAAGACACAATCAACACAAATGTATAGCATGAATGCATTCATTATtaatgtatgttgcatttggcaTTTCTGgcataaattttttaaaatgtGTTAAGACACGATTAAAATATTTggaattttttttagttttctatattttCCGAAAGCTAAATCTTAGAAGCTATTTTCACGAGCTCTAAATTTTTGTTAGGATTCTTCACATCCCAATCTATTTCTAcaattttcttagaattttaGAAGCGTAGAGTCATTTTTTGTGGTTTAATTTTTTTAAGCATTTATGATATTTTAAATAAACTAAAAAAAGGACAAAGTCGTCTTCAAAACCACTTCAGCCTAGGAAGTTAATTTAAACAGTTTTGAGAGTTCAAGGTGTGCAATGTCTAATTTTAGAGTTCAAGGAGGAAATTCATACTACAATGAAAGTTTAAGGAGGTAAAATagtgttttttttaattttgctagAACATTTGTTTTTTCTTGGTACAACGGTTTTTTTCGGTAGAGCCAAATACTTTTGTTATTGTGATGATAAAGCTGCAAAATGTTCCATGATGAAGActttcatggaacatatgatgttAAAatggtaaaaagaaaataaatcatgTTCCCGTTGAAGAAAAAAAGGGAACATAGACGTCTTTCGCTCTCTTTTTGTTTGATTTGATAAGAGGAACATCTCATGTCCTTCTTTGACTCCTTTTCTCTTTTATATAATATGAAAAATGATTCCAAATGACAAGTGAATAGGTCTAAAAGTTATAATTGTAAATAAATCAGGATTGAATCTATGGAAGCATTAGTTTATACATTCCTTTTAGTTTTGACTTTAGGGTTATTTTTCGCTATATTCTTCCGAGAACCACCTAAGGTTCTGACTAAGAAATGAAATAATTTaatagaaggaaagaaagaaaattAATTAAAGTAAGAAGTCCTCCACTTCAATTAGTTTCCATGTTCTTCGAATGGATCTCTTACTTGTTGAGAGGGTTGTCCAAAAGCGGTATATAAGGCATACCCAGTAAAGCTTACAAGTAAATCGAATATACTGGAAAAAACATATATGGAGATGGCGACTAAAGTTGTTGTTTTCATTTTTAAAGAATTTCAAGTCACATGGGCGAAACATCACCTGCCACGCACAACCAACCAAAAAGTGAACTTAGGTCGACACAAACCAGTGACTTAATCTTGATTATAGATTGAGGTTTTGACAATATTTCGATATGATGTAGGTGGATTTGATGGAACACAAATCGACTAGGCCTGCAACTACAAGGTCGCCCACTGTCCTGGTCCATCAATTTACAAAGTTGCAGGAGCAGGACTGAAGAGAGTGGACTAGAGAAGCTTATTTCCTGCTTTTCGCGGAAACCACAAGATACTGTTAGCTATATTTAAACGACCACCGTTACTCATGCTTCTCCGTACCCAAACAAGCACACGCCCACCATACAATTATTACGAGGTTGCGATGTATGGACAATGGCGAGCATGCAACGGGGTCCTCCTCCGGCTTATAGCTTATAGGAGGCCGCCGGCCAGGGTCCAGGAAACCACTTGGGGCAGCCTCGAGGTTCTCTCCGTCGACAATGGGTCCTCTCCTCCGCGCCGCCGTGCTCTCCGTCGCGCTGCTCGCCCTCGCCGCCGTGGGCGGCGAGGCGCACAGCGCCAGCGATTTCCTCAACATCTTCAAGCCGCGGAACGAGCACGACTACTTCCACAACGCGAACCAGGGGCAGGAGGAGGACGTGATGCCCCGGGCCAGCGACCAGCAGAACCTCATCACGGCGCCCGTGAGCTCGACCGGCCTCATGAACGTGCCGCCCCGGTCCGCGCCCACCGCCGTGGCGCAGGACACGGTGGTGCTCCccgtggacaacgccgcgggGTTCCCCGGCGCGTGGTCCATGATCAGCGAGAACGCCGGCGTGTCCGCGATGCACATGGTGATCATGCACAGCGACAAGGCCATCATGTTCGACACGGTCACCACGGGCCCGTCGCTGCTGAGGCTGCCCAAGGGGAACTGCCGCCTCGACCTCCGGAGCAAGGAGGTCGGCGCCCAGGACTGCGCCGCGCACGCCGTCGAGTTTGACTACGCCACGAACGGGGTCAGGGCCCTCAAGGTTCGTGCTCTGCCTGACGCTTCGTCGTCCTTTTCCATCGTCTCTCTCGGTTTGTTGCATGGTTCCAAAAGGACAAAAATCACGCACGAGCCGCGACACGGCCACTGTGCGCGTGCTGCGTGCATGCAGATCTTAACGGACGTGTGGTGCTCATCGGGCGCGCTCGACGCCGAGGGCAACCTGGTGCAGACCGGCGGCTACTTCGAAGGGGAGAAGGTTGTGAGGTACCTGAGCCCATGCGGCAACTGCGACTGGAGGGAGTTCCCGGGGAGCCTGGCCGAAGGAAGATGGTACGGGACGCAGCAGATACTTCCGGACGGGCGCTCCATCGTGCTCGGTGGCCGGCGTGCGTTCAGCTACGAATTCGTTCCGGCGGAAGGGCAGTCGAACGCGCAAGCCAATCCCCTGCAGATACTTCGTGACACCACCGACGACGTGGAGAACAACCTGTACCCGTTCGTGCACCTCCTTCCCGACGGGACTCTCTTCATCTTCGCCAACGACCGCTCCATCCTGTTCGACCCCAGGAACGGCCAGGTCGTCCGCGAGCTCCCGGTCCTCCCTGGCGGTGGCCGCAACTACCCTGCCTCCGGCATGTCGGCGCTCCTCCCGCTCGACCTCCGCCGCGGGGACGTCCTCAGTCCCGAGGTCATCGTCTGCGGCGGCGCCCCCAAGAACGCCTTCAAGCTCGGCGAGGCCAACACTTTCAACGCCGCTCTCAAGGACTGCGCGCGCATCAACCCGTTGAAGCCCGGCGCTCGGTGGGCGACCGACCAGATGCCCGTGCCCCGGACCATGGGCGACCTGCTGGTCCTTCCCACCGGCGACCTGCTCATGCTCAACGGCGCCGCCAAGGGCTGCTCCGGCTGGGGTTTCGGGCGGCAGCCCGTGCTGAGCCCGCTCCTGTACACTCCGCGGCTGAAGCGGGGCTCGCGGTTCCGGGCGCTGGCACCCACGACCATCCCGCGCATGTACCACGCCTCCAGCGCGGTGCTCCCCGACGCCACCGTGATCGTCGCCGGCAGCAACACCAACTCCGCCTACAACTTCAGCGGCGTCGACTTCCAGACCGAGGTGCGCGTCGAGCGGTTCACCCCGCCGTACCTCTCGCCGGAGCTCGCGGCGAACCGGCCCGTGATCGACGTGGGGACA from Sorghum bicolor cultivar BTx623 chromosome 3, Sorghum_bicolor_NCBIv3, whole genome shotgun sequence encodes the following:
- the LOC8061854 gene encoding aldehyde oxidase GLOX1 — encoded protein: MGPLLRAAVLSVALLALAAVGGEAHSASDFLNIFKPRNEHDYFHNANQGQEEDVMPRASDQQNLITAPVSSTGLMNVPPRSAPTAVAQDTVVLPVDNAAGFPGAWSMISENAGVSAMHMVIMHSDKAIMFDTVTTGPSLLRLPKGNCRLDLRSKEVGAQDCAAHAVEFDYATNGVRALKILTDVWCSSGALDAEGNLVQTGGYFEGEKVVRYLSPCGNCDWREFPGSLAEGRWYGTQQILPDGRSIVLGGRRAFSYEFVPAEGQSNAQANPLQILRDTTDDVENNLYPFVHLLPDGTLFIFANDRSILFDPRNGQVVRELPVLPGGGRNYPASGMSALLPLDLRRGDVLSPEVIVCGGAPKNAFKLGEANTFNAALKDCARINPLKPGARWATDQMPVPRTMGDLLVLPTGDLLMLNGAAKGCSGWGFGRQPVLSPLLYTPRLKRGSRFRALAPTTIPRMYHASSAVLPDATVIVAGSNTNSAYNFSGVDFQTEVRVERFTPPYLSPELAANRPVIDVGTVPGDGMAYGAKFTLQFSTPGQAVVQDDVKVTLYAPPFTTHGYSMNQRLLVLSVTTFTADGQRHTVTVDAPGKPELAPPGYYMLYVIAKGVPSKAAWVKVHK